Proteins encoded within one genomic window of bacterium:
- a CDS encoding DUF4160 domain-containing protein: protein MPTVLEDGPYRFVFFSSDKGEPPHIHVKRDRRIAKFWITPVSLVKNRGFPGHELNQIARLVVEHESTLLEAWYEYFGA from the coding sequence ATGCCAACTGTTCTCGAAGATGGTCCATATAGATTTGTTTTCTTTAGTTCTGATAAGGGTGAACCACCCCATATTCATGTAAAGCGGGACCGTCGAATCGCCAAGTTTTGGATAACTCCTGTTTCCTTGGTGAAAAACCGGGGTTTTCCTGGACACGAACTGAATCAGATTGCTCGTCTTGTAGTAGAGCATGAATCAACTCTTTTGGAGGCGTGGTATGAATACTTTGGTGCTTGA